One segment of Acidobacteriota bacterium DNA contains the following:
- a CDS encoding SBBP repeat-containing protein yields MTSLNRRGLLPRAVLGWVVLIGVGSGMAPLVAGELSTEGSDPRLVVQTQDRPATAAPLSLPDARQALRKAKLRQTYGELPLSFEPNRGQAGNQVRFLSRGPGYSYLLLDRELVFQFQSGEFSRGSKLPGVISGMSTLRMRLVNGRPRPGIRGQNRLRSKSHYLRGTDPRQWHTDVPTFSKVRYQQVYPGIDLIFYGNGRRLEFDFRLDSGADPGAIRLHFAGGGDIPGRPGLSLDEQGNLILPGDLRLMRPLAFQEVGGVRREVRVQYELGRNGEVGFRLGRYDPGRPLVIDPVLTYSANGIGGFAVAVDRQGNAYVTGIANPAFLTSSGAFQSLHSEGECYDGPNLVRCPDILLAKLNAEGTELVYSTFLGGSGFDYGYGVAVDAHGNAYLTGTTSSSDYPVSSDAWQSALSSEQCGSDLAAQFCNSAFVTKVNADGTALLYSTYLGGNEGGLGGNGIAVDVHGSAYVTGDGAEGGFVAKVAPDGTSLLYSVQGVGGAGVALDSQNNAYLSGRSGNESFVTKLDSEGAETLYSFRLGGTSAPLDASPQELEGITGIAVDARDFVYVTGYTAYQDFPTTAGAYSESAPGAGICGTSLCLDAFVSKLNREGTALVYSTYLGGSSIDYANGVGVDLHGNAYVTGVTLSSDFPEVQALGSSEGQIFVSKLDPQGEELVYSVRAGSGDSVEGGSGLWVSPRGSAYITGQAGSDFTLTTGAYQASEGNAAFVARLLGDAEVFVPIVLATTESDGAAVNSELTLSNRGTQPATLEFTYTAAIGGGSGTATDDLPAGRQRILPDAIDYLRELGVPIPDAGSRGGSLSVRFSGLNSESEGTVGVRTARTVDGVRSGWSYPGVSTGFHQPVYLCGLRHDDEDRSSLVVHNLGSQESGDITLRLTIVSGDPQQPDSLVPEDQTLNSDSLVLEDQTIEPGSFSEIEDVLRSNGLSLENGYVRVEKVEGQAPYYAYALLTDRGGSDGSFIAPVPEKATVGRKGQTLLAVEKTARFNSELVVTNWSESRMVVGFSVLSDGIQNPLGSRLLSLRPREQFIVPEFVSWLRNEGGGLPSYFPGLGAPGDYFSGSIFVTVAVDGTGEDSGYYVGVRNSTLMDGRRNGFVHAAVPYGDSHHTPAWVYGLRQDQEKQTDLGIVNTGELSDETSLFSVEIYDGETGMLVHTIEEVELEARKSIRLESILEQNVPETDQGYVRVSRISGSNPFLTFAVVTDGIQDSRSSGDAFFIYGVP; encoded by the coding sequence ATGACGTCATTGAATCGCCGAGGACTACTCCCGAGAGCCGTACTGGGCTGGGTTGTTCTGATTGGAGTCGGCAGCGGCATGGCTCCGCTGGTGGCCGGAGAGCTTTCGACGGAGGGATCGGATCCGCGGCTGGTCGTCCAAACCCAGGACCGGCCGGCCACTGCTGCTCCCCTGAGTCTGCCGGATGCGCGACAAGCCCTCCGCAAGGCCAAGCTTCGCCAGACCTATGGCGAGTTGCCTCTCAGCTTCGAACCCAACCGCGGCCAGGCCGGGAATCAGGTTCGCTTTCTTTCTCGAGGGCCCGGTTACAGCTATCTTCTGCTCGATCGCGAGTTGGTCTTTCAGTTTCAGTCCGGCGAGTTCTCAAGAGGGTCCAAGCTGCCGGGGGTGATCAGTGGGATGTCGACGTTGAGAATGCGGCTTGTCAACGGCAGGCCACGGCCCGGGATTCGTGGCCAAAACCGGCTTCGAAGCAAGAGTCACTACTTGCGGGGCACGGACCCACGGCAGTGGCATACGGACGTTCCGACCTTTTCCAAAGTCCGCTACCAGCAGGTTTATCCGGGGATCGACCTGATCTTTTATGGCAACGGCCGGCGTCTGGAATTCGACTTCCGGCTCGATTCGGGTGCCGACCCCGGCGCGATTCGCCTCCACTTTGCGGGTGGTGGGGACATTCCAGGCCGTCCCGGGCTATCGCTGGATGAACAGGGGAACCTCATTCTCCCGGGAGATCTCCGTCTGATGCGTCCCTTGGCGTTTCAGGAAGTGGGTGGCGTTCGTCGGGAAGTCCGCGTGCAGTATGAGCTTGGCCGCAACGGGGAGGTGGGATTCCGTTTGGGCCGCTACGACCCGGGCAGGCCTCTGGTGATCGATCCCGTGCTGACCTATTCGGCCAATGGGATTGGAGGTTTTGCCGTCGCTGTTGACCGGCAGGGCAACGCCTACGTGACGGGAATTGCCAACCCTGCCTTTCTCACCTCCTCCGGAGCCTTTCAAAGCCTGCACAGTGAAGGGGAGTGTTATGACGGGCCGAACCTGGTTCGCTGCCCCGACATTCTCCTGGCCAAGCTGAACGCCGAGGGGACGGAATTGGTTTACTCTACGTTTTTGGGTGGTTCCGGATTCGATTACGGGTACGGAGTTGCCGTGGACGCTCACGGCAATGCCTATCTCACCGGCACCACCAGCTCTTCTGATTACCCCGTTTCATCCGATGCCTGGCAATCGGCCCTCTCGAGCGAACAGTGCGGATCGGATCTTGCGGCCCAGTTCTGCAACAGTGCCTTTGTGACCAAGGTGAATGCGGACGGGACGGCTCTACTCTACTCGACCTATCTGGGTGGCAACGAGGGGGGACTGGGCGGCAACGGAATTGCCGTCGACGTTCACGGATCCGCCTACGTAACCGGCGATGGAGCCGAGGGAGGGTTTGTGGCCAAGGTCGCCCCGGATGGGACGTCACTGCTCTATTCGGTCCAAGGCGTGGGGGGCGCCGGCGTGGCCCTGGATTCCCAAAACAATGCCTATCTCTCCGGCAGAAGTGGAAACGAGTCTTTTGTGACCAAGCTGGATTCCGAGGGAGCCGAAACCCTTTACAGCTTTCGGCTCGGTGGGACCTCCGCGCCCTTGGATGCCTCCCCCCAGGAACTGGAGGGGATCACAGGGATCGCTGTCGATGCCCGGGATTTCGTCTATGTAACCGGTTATACAGCCTATCAGGACTTTCCGACGACTGCCGGTGCTTACTCCGAATCGGCGCCCGGAGCCGGGATCTGCGGCACCTCGCTCTGCCTGGATGCTTTCGTCTCCAAGCTGAACCGGGAGGGGACCGCCCTGGTCTACTCCACCTATCTTGGCGGCAGCTCCATCGATTATGCCAATGGCGTGGGTGTGGATCTGCACGGGAACGCCTATGTGACGGGTGTAACGCTTTCCTCCGACTTTCCGGAGGTGCAAGCCCTGGGGTCTTCCGAGGGACAGATTTTCGTAAGCAAACTGGACCCCCAGGGAGAGGAGCTTGTCTACTCCGTCAGGGCGGGAAGCGGTGATAGCGTCGAGGGCGGCAGCGGTCTATGGGTCAGTCCTCGGGGAAGCGCTTACATCACGGGACAGGCGGGCTCCGACTTCACCTTGACCACTGGGGCTTACCAGGCTTCGGAAGGAAACGCAGCCTTTGTGGCGAGGCTCCTTGGTGATGCCGAAGTCTTCGTGCCCATTGTGCTCGCAACCACCGAATCCGATGGCGCCGCGGTCAATTCGGAGCTGACCCTCAGCAATCGGGGGACCCAGCCGGCCACGCTGGAATTCACCTACACGGCAGCCATCGGGGGGGGGAGCGGCACCGCCACGGACGACTTGCCGGCAGGCCGGCAGCGCATCCTGCCCGATGCCATTGATTACCTGAGAGAACTGGGGGTTCCCATTCCGGATGCAGGAAGCCGGGGAGGGAGCCTGTCGGTTCGTTTCTCCGGACTGAACTCCGAATCGGAAGGGACGGTGGGCGTGCGAACAGCCAGGACGGTTGACGGGGTCCGAAGCGGTTGGTCCTATCCAGGTGTTTCCACCGGATTTCACCAGCCGGTGTACCTCTGTGGACTCCGCCACGATGACGAGGATCGCAGCAGCCTTGTGGTTCACAACCTGGGGTCACAGGAGAGCGGCGACATCACCTTGAGGCTGACCATCGTCTCCGGCGATCCTCAGCAGCCGGATTCCCTGGTTCCTGAAGATCAGACGCTGAACTCGGATTCCCTGGTTCTCGAAGATCAGACAATAGAGCCGGGTTCATTCAGTGAAATCGAAGATGTTCTCCGGTCCAACGGTCTTTCGCTGGAAAATGGCTATGTGCGCGTCGAGAAGGTCGAAGGGCAAGCGCCCTACTATGCCTATGCCCTCCTCACCGACCGGGGAGGTTCCGATGGTTCCTTTATTGCGCCCGTTCCGGAAAAAGCGACTGTCGGCAGAAAGGGACAGACATTGCTCGCCGTGGAGAAAACCGCCCGGTTCAACAGTGAGCTGGTGGTGACCAACTGGTCGGAATCCCGGATGGTGGTGGGGTTTTCGGTTCTGTCCGATGGAATTCAAAACCCGCTGGGTTCCCGACTGCTCTCCCTGAGACCTCGGGAGCAGTTCATTGTGCCCGAATTCGTAAGTTGGCTGCGCAACGAGGGAGGCGGACTGCCGAGTTATTTCCCGGGATTGGGTGCTCCCGGTGATTATTTTTCCGGCTCCATCTTTGTCACCGTCGCCGTTGATGGAACCGGCGAGGATAGCGGCTATTACGTGGGTGTAAGGAATTCAACTCTCATGGACGGCCGCCGCAACGGATTTGTCCACGCGGCCGTACCCTATGGAGACTCCCACCATACCCCGGCCTGGGTGTACGGACTGCGCCAGGACCAGGAAAAGCAAACCGATCTGGGAATCGTCAATACGGGAGAGTTGAGCGACGAGACCAGCCTCTTTAGCGTCGAGATCTACGACGGAGAAACGGGAATGCTGGTCCATACGATCGAGGAAGTGGAACTGGAGGCCCGCAAGTCGATCCGGTTGGAGTCGATTCTTGAGCAGAACGTTCCGGAAACCGACCAGGGCTATGTTCGTGTCTCCCGAATTTCCGGGTCCAATCCTTTCTTGACCTTTGCCGTCGTTACCGACGGAATCCAGGACAGCCGGTCCTCCGGGGACGCGTTCTTCATATACGGTGTTCCCTGA